GAAGAGATTGGGATCAAAGAGGGtccgattttttatttttttaaaattagaagTGAACTGTGATTATAGGATGGAAGGAGAATAGATTCAAGTGGTTTGCTGTTTGGGGAACTTTTTCGGTTTGAAGCATTAGTTATTCATTTATGAGATCATGTGTTTATAACTAGGTAGTTGTCGAGATTGTATCTGTATTAAATAATACTGTAGTACCTTAGCTTGCCATATTGAAGTGGTTTTGATAATTGAAATAACCTTCCCTTTTTATACTTTAGATTTTGAACTGTCTGATGCACAACAAGAGCATGCATTGACGGTTGAAAGTTTGGCACCAAGGTTGGCTGCACTTAGGATAGAACTCTGCCCTGGTTATATGAGTGAAAGCTCTTTCTGGAAGATATATTTTGTGCTGCTGCATCCCAGACTTGAACCTCATGCAGCGGAACTTCTTTCAACACCCGAGGTAAGTGTTCTAGTAAGCGATTATGGCTTTGGCATCTGTTTGTTTGCCCTTGCtatttcttttgaaagttttaatcCAAAATAGTTTTGTTTGCCATGCTATTTCTCTGCTGATTTATTGTCTtatgttaataatataaaagacaAAAGTCACAATAATAGAAATGACCCTTGAAAACATCAGACTATTGCCTTAGCAGGTCCATTATAGTGGTGTATTATATTCCAGGCCATTTTGGGGGcatattttttgtattatgaCATCAACGGTTCATGCTGCATATACAATGTACTCTAGGTGAGTTGCAATAGTGGAGGCTATTTGTTTATCACTTTGCCTAGAGCCTAGAATAGAAACACACACGATATAAGGGTGGTAGTATTCAAGAGTTGGTGATTGAGGGGGACTCTTTCAGTCTTCACACATTGCATATTTAgcaaggaaaatgctaaatgcagCCCCAAAGGCTGTAGTTAACGTGCATAGGAAAATTGtacatttcatatcaaaagcccACCCCTTGAAtcttatggtaagtgtacaactgtTTTATGCACCTTAACTACAGTCCCttgggctgtatttagcaagaCCCATTTAGTAATGTGGAGTGGGCATTTAAGGATCTGCCGAAGCTTTCTTGAgaaaatatacttttaatataCTGTTTCTATATATGGAGAactttttagtttctttttccTAGCTGACAAGGTCTTGATAGTATATGGAAGCCTCGTCAGTCAACAATGGTTCTCTAATGTCATAAAACTGGAGCTTCATCTGTTATATGCAATggggtatatgtggcaacctgAGATTACGAAAGTTGTTAGGTTGTTACACACTACAACTGTAGTGCATAAAGGCatacttctttttttctttacgtcCTCTTATGGCATTCATATATTTTCACATGATCAATTATCTTTTAGTTTCTACAATTTCTTCTCAAGTGGGTTTATCGTCAACAAgtagatcttttttttttatcccttTGGGTCacatagagggatctgatttaGATCACAACGTTACCTATCAAGAGGCCTAGAATAGAGGTGTTGTCTCTATAGCTGATCGATTGTGGAGACCTCTCTtgattttctttcttgttttatACTCAGCTCGCCTTTTCTTAACTACCTGATCATTAGTGAATGGCTTCTCGTCAAGTAATCTGTATAATTTATCTGTCTGTTTGATAGCTTATAACAAAGTATTTCTAATGAAAAATGACATAATTTGGCAGTTATTTGCTATTTGTGACACTTGAGACTTTAGAGAGAATCACATGATCTTTTTTATTTCCTTGTAACAAAGTATTTCTCTGTTTGATAACCTACTGGTAGGGACTGTTGGATGTTTGTTCCAGATTTAACTGGTTGGGTTACAACATATCTTACTTTCATGCAGATTGTGAAAGCCAGAGCGGCGCTGAAATACGAGTTGAAGGGGCGTTCAAGCTCCCAGGCAAAGGAGGAGGAAGGGTCGGGAAATAACCTTCTTTATTCCGAATTTAAGCCAGATTCTTCTCAAGAACAGCATCTTCCTGAGCCATCTGGCGTTCAATCAGAATCTGTGCCACTTGAGCTATCTACAACTCAAGCATCCACCTCTGGTACTTCGGTTGATGCAAAGACCGAAAAACATCCCATCCCATCTGAAGAAGTTCAGATTGTAGACAAATCAGTTATCCAAGAGGAGCCACGAAATGCGACCGAAACAAATCAAAATGTAGCTGAAGATAAAGACGATGATGATTGGTTGAAGGATGACGATGATAAAGATGATAACTCAGAGAACGTCACTGGTACAACTACAATCCCCATCGAGAATGATGAGGACGTATCGTTCAGTGATCTTGAGGAAGACGATGGAGATGTCCCTGCAAATTACAAAAATGGTTCTGATTCGTCAACAAAAGACTCACGAGACTGGGTTCAGCTTGGCAGTGACTCTTCGACTGCTGGACCTCGACAGGTGAGCGGTCGCAACTCTGAGGCGAAGGTTCCGAATGATTGGCTTGATGTTGACGACATCGATGTGGCATGATGatgttttttgtcttttacaCATTGTTAATGAATTTGTTATGTATCTTCCTTATGTGAATATCATGTTAACAGTTTCTGTGAATTTAAATTATGGCACTTTGAATTGCTACTTGTACATAAATCTGGATATGTATGTTTTACAATAAGATgcttcattattattttttttccattttataaGTATGGACTAAGATTAAGGTTAAATGTAATACTAGATTGCTGATAGGAGTCCCTCTAGTTGAATCCATAACCATGGAACTATGGAAGTCGCAAAGGAAGTTTGTGACACGACTCTTTTGGCTCAATAGTTTGACAAGCCTTCATCATGTAGACGGGAGCTTGGCTCACTAATGCTATAAACTAGGTCAGTGGCTCGTGTCAACTAAAAAAGTTTGAATTTACTAAATGCTATAAAATAGCTCGTACTCAACTCAAAAATGtcaaatttaatatttgttttcttcTAATACAAGTAAAATACAAGTAATACTAATACAAGTAAAATGAAATTTCATTATCAAAAAATTACAATgaattaaagtaaaacatgaAAAGTCTTTATATAAAACTGtagtataattaaaatataactaaaatatcatttatatcaaagttaagggtttttttttgaacgacaaaggtgatatatattaataagcTGTAATCTAGCAAGGTACTAGAAGACATGGATTACAAGCACCAAATATCTAGAAATATCAACAAAACTGCACAATCTAGATATATCCTGGGACTTCAACTATTATATtgcaaaagatataaaaaaaaaattatgtcaaGTATAGATCAACCAAGACATAAGAAAAACTCCTACCGATAGATTTCGAGCCACCAGTTTTCACACCGTGGTGTTTTTATACAAACCCAAACAATCCCCGAAGACCCCTACTCACCACAACTATCCAACAATATCATCCATCACTAACGGCACGCAGGCTACAAAGAGTTCTACCAAGGCACCAATTACAATAACAAAAGAGAAAATTAACCAAGACCAAGTAGGGGCAAAAGATGTATGCTAGAAAAAACATGAACAACGGACCAGGATCAGCGGGGAAAACAAGGCTAGGCTAAAGAGGTGGTAAAATTTGTGGCAGCCCCATTAGAACGTGAGGATAACCAAAGCTGGGATATCATCTTGATCTCAACCATTATTAGATCTGGAGATGACCTGATGTGGCTAAAAACATGCTTGTTTCTAGCCAACCAAATGCACCATATGGCAATAAGGATGACAACATAAACccttcaaataaattattatatatacaacctaaatttTTATTCCTCATtctcatttatattatttttctccttccatatttaataaacaaatcaaattcagtaaatttttaaacaaaaaataaatatcactttaattttatttttagtattttatttgtgtttgtttattactccacccgtcccattttagttgtcatgttgactaactttgaccataaataactttgtttgtattatatgttagttgatgaaacttatatgaatgaaaagtacattaaaaacccaatccattcatatattttatatcaagtgttacatgaaaCAAACAAAGtgatttacggtcaaagttagtcaacatgacaattaaAGTTATTTGATATGGAtctgttatgttattgttatttttcatctttttttaattattgttatcaATTGTAGTGTGATTATGGTTTCTTCTACTATAAAagggtttattcttttaattattttttgttcatgatttgttatttttcacatgttttactgtttattttgatatttacctttgatatatatatattttttaaaactattcGTCAATCGAATGGGCCTTAAAGATTAGTATtagtataaattataaagtaaaagtaataaaaaaatgtcgaatctaaatttattgttaaaaaaaggaaaatagaaACTTAAAGGGGATGAATGTTAACATTTGCTAACTTCAGAAATTGGGCTGAAATTTCACGGCTatcatatcaaattatcaatcaaCTTCTCAACGCAATCGATCGCTCTCTTCCTCCACAggttggtttttgatttttaattttttaaaattcatttATTTCTAATTCCAGTTCCAAAATATATTCAATTGCATCCTACTACTGTCTACCACCAACAAAtctttaaaccctaaattttgGTGAATTCTACTTATTTTGTTATCAAATAGAAATCATCAACCAATTCTTTAGATGGTGTAAACAATTCCACCCGAATCCAATATCAGTAAATTAGGCTTCAGAATATCTCTCTATTTATAATTGTGTCTGAACTCGTAAGAGCTGAACGGGGCTGAATACTTAAACTTTAAgcttaaattttaatataatattctaGAGGTTTTATAGATGTCGTTACCCGACGAATTGTGGAGGTGGATATTGGAGCTAGGAGTCGAAACGACATGTTTGAACTACAAAGATCTTTGTTGCCTATCCATGACTTGCAGACGCCTTAACCGTCTATCAAAAGAAGGCGTTTTGTGGTCAAAGTTATTGACTTTTGATTTCCCTACCCAGCCTTCGTCTTCCACCAACTACCCGCCTCCCAAAACGCTTTACCAGATTAAGTTTGACAAGGATAAAGTTAAGAGGCTGTTGGCGGAAAAAAGAGCCGTGCTTAGAGTAGAGTCTCAGGTTCACGAACACAAAAGAAAGTTGCATGAAATAGAGGGAAAACTGGTGCAGGAAAACGACAAGATTAAATCCGCGATTGTTGAGTTAAAGAATTTGCTGAAAGTGAGGGAAGCTTCTACGGCTTTGAAGGTGTGGCAGCCTGCAATTATTCATAGTAGGCAAAAACAGATTGTTGAGCATTGTAGTGTGCCTGTTGCTTCAAGGATTAATGCGTTAGAGATGGAGATTAAGCTTTGTAAGCAGCAGATTTCGGGTTTTCTTAAGGCTAAGAAGGATGAGACTACTAGACTTGAAGCAACGAAGGAGCGGTTGTCTAGAATCAAGTATCGGCCCTTGCAGAGTTTGGAAGGTGGCTCGAAAAgtattgttgttgatgaatcaATAAAGGAGAAAAAATTTTCAAAGAAGTTGAATAGAGTGAAATAGAAGTGAAGTTGTCCCTTTTCATTTTACATGTTGTATGTTTGTTATAGCTTATCACAGCTCAATAATATTGTAGCagttttaaatttatgtatTTGACCCTTTAGGTTATACTGTATACAGGGTTGAACTTCAAGTATATGAATATTGAAATTCGCATACTTTATAACACAATTGTGATTTTGGTTTGATTTTGAGAATAGTATGGGTTCCTAAAATCCAACTTGAATCGGTTATGATCGATACTTATATATGGTTTTTGGACCAACAAAGGCCGAATTCATCATAGAGGAACCACCTTTCACTGTTATCTTGCATTTTGGATGAAGACCAACTAATGTGTATTGGACATTTATCATTGTAATGTAAACCAATGTAAACACAGTTAACAGCCTTTCACTTTCTGGGAACCAAACCGAGTGTCTTAAATTGGAGCAGTTCAATTTGATTTGGCCTTTGCATCAAATCCAAAAAACCAAAACATGGTCAAAAGTTTTGGAACGATAACAAACTGCAGCACAACAAATAGAGATTGCTAATTCTGTTTAAATCCGACACTGAACATACTGATATGCAAGTATGAAAGTAAAGCTTTTATTAAACTTGGAATataacttgtaattttgtgcttCCTGAACATGGTCAAGAAAAAATGAACTAAGAGACACTTTCATTCTGTACTGTACTCATAAGTTTAACACTTGTTACACCCAACAGTTCAGCATATTTCAACTTCTTGCAGGGGGGTAAGCTACTTTCACGGACTTAAATACATCAGTCGAACGTGCAACAGAAAACTGCAAATGTTCATTCAACGATCTTCACTGTTTTTAAAATCTATTAAGACGAGCTGGTGTCAGTCTCCTTGGCAGCAGCCTCTTCCGCAAGTTTCTTCTTCCAGTACTCATCCACTGGTGGTCCAAATATAGCTTTTCCAGAGACAACACCAATACTGAAAAAGACCACACGATAATTGCTAAACCTCAATCCCTTTGTACCTGACCGGTAGGGTTTTACATAATTCTAAACAATAAATGCGATCCAATTAACctataccaaaaaaataaataaatgcaatTTAAGTAAATAGAATCCCTATAAGCATAACCAAATAGCCATAAAAAAAACAGTTAAGAGGGGGTGTTCTAAAGGTACCGTACTATCCTCCAATCATTATTATGACTACTCACCTAAAAAAATGAAGATTTGGCATTAGCTTAGTGAGTGGTGCAAGTCCCTTATATCCTTTTACTGTCGAAGATATTGTCGAAATGCATAAGTATGTTGGGCTTGGCAAGAAGGCGAGAAAGGTCTTCAAGGGCATTGTGTTTGTGGCTTGTTGGTGTCTTTGGAAGGCAAGGAACGAAAAAAGATTCGAACAAAATGTCAATGTTGATAGGATTTTTCAAGAAGTTAAAACACTTGGTTTCGTATGGGCTATGGTATTGTAATAGAGCTAGGGATGGTTTTATTAGCTGGCAGGATTGGCTAAGCTTCAATTTCTGTATGTAATACGTGTATAGTGTCATCACTCGTTTGAGTGGGTGATTatttgtgaataaaagttacctataaaaaaaataaaaaaaactacaaaatgTCTAAAATGAATGTTTCACAGGATATCTTCAAAATGCGTCTTAGACCATTTATAACGGTCGGTTAAATGGAAAGGTGAAATGTGTCCAATAGTAGGTAAAAGCCTTATTACATGTAGGTTAAATGGAAAGGTGAAAGTCACTTGGCTAAACCTTTCACCTACTGAAAAGGAGTATTTGTGGGGCCTGGAATCTTTTACAAGCTTAtgaaatacgagtaatatgttatttataattattaaaatgtatCTATTgtgttattaattaaataaaagtggGGACCAAATGATAGGTAAATGGTTAAGGCGAAAAGTAGAAGGTGAAAGAAATAAGAAGGTGACGCTGATGTGGCAGAAAAAAATGTAGGTGAAAGGGTGAACGGTTACGAATGGTCTTATGTGACTCTAAAATCTGATGAAACATAGTTATTTTCTTATGTGGCACTTTCTTTTCTTCCATCTTTTGTTTCCTAAAATtacatagaaagaaaataactttaatataatgCATAAAAGTTTATACCTTCTAATACCCAAAATTACAAACTTCTGTGACTGTACAAGAGTCTGTTACGGGAAATCATTGTATGAGTTcaaaacaaagataaacaaGAAATGGAGAAAATGACAGCAAAGCGAGTTTGATTTTGAGTACTCTATGAATTTTTATCTTTGAGTGTCTCtgtgtatatttttttcacTATTGGAAGCCCCATTGATAAGTTGAAATAATGGCCACCACATGACAATGAAGAGTCGAAGACCACATTTGGGAGCCAAAAACAAGTGGGCATTATAAGCTAATGGTAGCAGGGAAGTAAGTTTCCCATCAGTTGAGTTTGACAGAAAATATATTCGCCGAAAGTCATGGAATTCGCCCCAAAAAGATGAAGGTGGGCCTTGGGCAGGAAAAAGTGAAGTTTGTCCAAAAAAATGGAGTTGGACGAGAAAGTTTGAGAAGATGATGAGTTTGAAACTAGTATGGAATTTCATTTGGGaagttcttttttaataaatacgGATCTTAAATTAGACGACTGTGAAAGGTAAACACAAATGTTAGACATTTTTATTGGTTGAGTAGTCATAATAATGATCAAGATTGAAAGAATAGTTCGATGCTTTAATAACAATTAGCCCAAATTTCAAAGAGCATCATTTTTCTCACTTATAAGCTTATTCAAATTTGGGTTAGCTTATTTTCGAGCTTATTAGCTTATTTAGGTTTGGCTTATCTGGTAAGACTGCCTTTTGTGGCttatttttaggctaataagtTTACTGTGACTTAATATTGCAAGGTTGTAAGCCTGAAAACAAGCCACAAAAAGTGGCTTTTTAACATAAACCGAACCTAATAAACTAcagtaataaacaaaaaaaaaaggtaattggatggaaacctcctgatcccatgtaccatttggtacccattAATCTCCCAGCCAGTTGATTCTcgaccacttaataatcccctgattatctcaagtttgcctttggcaagactcAAACCCAAGACCTCCCCTTTAAAGTGGCGGTTGGTGGCCACTGGGCTATTACCCAATGGTTAAAAATAAGCTACAGtaataaacttcaaaataagCTAACACAAACACCCCTAACAACTTGAGCTTATCAGCATAAATAAGCAATGAACTCAAACTACAATAAGCCTAAAATAAGATAATTCAAACGCCCCCATAAACATCTAAATTAAGGCATACCAAAAACATACATAACCAAgcaaaaaaaacttacataacTTAATAAGCAATGTATAAAATTCATGAAGGGAAGGTGCATAAGTAGATCCAgaataattgatttaattattataaattaaattaaatgattctAGAACTTACACAACAGCTCCAATAACCATGGGGAGCGACAGGAATCTCCTTCTATTGAACATCTTGTTTCTCTGCTCCAATTCTGGGATTTTGGTATCGATTTATTTTTGGGTATTGCCGTATAATATAAGTGGGTTAACTGGGTATCCAAGTTCTAAACCTATTAGAAATGGATTTTGGGGTATATTTTGAAACCCAATTGTGAACCCATGCAAAGGCCCATATGGGTATTTTTatctctttaattttaattattgcTCTCTCTTCTATGATctatagttttgttttttttttatttgccgGTAGTTAACATTAGAGACAttacagtgacatccaattatacattatgtgaatctcgAACCAGGCATATCTGAACCAGGCACTCTTGTAAATGTAGAAAATGAGAATTGAACCGTGAAGAATTTCCCCAATATCTAAAATCTTACCAAATAAGTCACTAATCCATTGGCACTCTATAGTTTCTTAAAAGTGCATATTACTCTATAGTATACACACTTTTGAAATTGCATATAAGAGCATCCACAATGGTTGTTTTTTGAAAGCTTTTTATCAAAGACTTATTATAAAAAAGCTTTTCATAAAGTTTTTCCTCCAATGATAAAACACTAAAGAAAGTCTTTGATACATTTTTTAGTAATATAGTTTAAACGAAAGAGAGTATTTGTTTGCTCAAATGACTTGAAATTTATCAAGtcattatataaaaagttttacTCCAATTAATCAAAGCTTTTTATAAAGcttaatgtaataataaaaagCTTTTATCAACCGATGCTCTAAGTTTGTTGAATTGCTCTTCCATATAACCGTCTACAATTAATTAGTGCGAACAAATTCATAAAGGTGTACATAtatcttatattaaaaataataatatatacattactAGCTCACAGTCGAAAAGTCATTTTGCGTCGATCATTAACATGAACGTTTACTTAGCATAACTAACAATATTTGGATTAccacaatatatataaaccctTTCTAGCATAAATAATATTATGGGTTTTTCTCTTGGGTATAAATATAGTCAAGGTGAGCATCAACAAGTGTTCTTCTCGTCAAGCAGTCTTCTTTTCCAACTCCTTCACAACTCTCATCAACATCATcctaaataaatgaaaaacacacacaaatggATGTAAGTGATTCGCTTggctttttcaaagaaaaactATACTATAGAGATTTAACTAGACAATATCTATCAATTATAATTGGTGATGCATGTAATTATTAACTAGACAATAGTATAGACATTTAATTACCCTACCTTGTTGTCAGATTTTGTAACTAGTGAGGTGAAGCAGGTGGTCTTTCGGAGAGTGGACATCGGGCGGGTGGCATCCGATAGTGTGGAGGCTAGGAGAAGGGATAGTATGAGGAAGAGGGTGATGGCTCTAGACATGGTTATCCTTGAGTTCATGGAGATGCATCAtgaaattaagaaaaagtgAATTTATAGACACCAAAATATGGTGTGAACTTGGTGAAGCAAAAGGTAGACTTTAGGATGTACACAAATTAGTAAAAAGCATACTATAATCTACATATGCCATATGCGTATATCTATGCAACTATGCATAACTAAAGAGATGTATATCATTATGTATGTACATATACGTCTATATGTTTGTATTAATTAACATACGTCTCTCTATCTAATAGCTTAGTAAGGGATCGCATTAGTTATATTCAAGTTAGTCGATCGAGGATGATCGTGTTGATGGTGGCAATTCAATCCACTTATTTAATTTGTTGGTTATATACGAACAAGGCCGTTATCCAAAGATTGGATCTTTAATTAATCTCGAACTCTTAGACAAACATATTTACTGTGCTAGCTCAAGACaaaaatcaagatcaaaataGCTAAGGCTATCTCCAAAGGCGTctttgagctgccacatcatatccttaccaatccttatgaatctttcaaatcctataattttatctccaaccatacaaatatcCTTACACATCTTTTTACctcaaactaaaaacaaaaatatatt
The Erigeron canadensis isolate Cc75 chromosome 2, C_canadensis_v1, whole genome shotgun sequence DNA segment above includes these coding regions:
- the LOC122589226 gene encoding F-box protein SKIP24, with translation MLTFANFRNWAEISRLSYQIINQLLNAIDRSLPPQMSLPDELWRWILELGVETTCLNYKDLCCLSMTCRRLNRLSKEGVLWSKLLTFDFPTQPSSSTNYPPPKTLYQIKFDKDKVKRLLAEKRAVLRVESQVHEHKRKLHEIEGKLVQENDKIKSAIVELKNLLKVREASTALKVWQPAIIHSRQKQIVEHCSVPVASRINALEMEIKLCKQQISGFLKAKKDETTRLEATKERLSRIKYRPLQSLEGGSKSIVVDESIKEKKFSKKLNRVK
- the LOC122589819 gene encoding uncharacterized protein LOC122589819, producing the protein MSWFTRSIANTLQQLDLNNADDHTDQIPPKHQEEEEDPDHVEDNAEDSPLSPNRGVKEDLSEITKTLSRQFWGVASFLAPPPPPEPEHSDHESDQEDEAPEAISGIRRDFAEIGGRFRSGISKLKTNIDVSEITKIATNFLQLSADGEDYVLNKEAGEAIGVTDEVVAFVRDITMHPETWLDFPLPDFDDQHHVQEDFELSDAQQEHALTVESLAPRLAALRIELCPGYMSESSFWKIYFVLLHPRLEPHAAELLSTPEIVKARAALKYELKGRSSSQAKEEEGSGNNLLYSEFKPDSSQEQHLPEPSGVQSESVPLELSTTQASTSGTSVDAKTEKHPIPSEEVQIVDKSVIQEEPRNATETNQNVAEDKDDDDWLKDDDDKDDNSENVTGTTTIPIENDEDVSFSDLEEDDGDVPANYKNGSDSSTKDSRDWVQLGSDSSTAGPRQVSGRNSEAKVPNDWLDVDDIDVA